The sequence TTTTTGCCAAAAATTTATCTCATCTCTTAGCTCATTTGTGGCGTTTTGCAGGTAGCATGAGTTTGTGATGAAGCTATAAAACTCCAAGTCGTTTGTAACTAGAAATTCGCTATTTTGTTTTAAAAACCTAGCTACCACGCCGCTTCCACTAAAGAGGTCGCAGCAGCTAAGCTTCTCTTTTTTAAGCTCGTCTTTTGCGTATTTTACGCCTAGATCTATAAAGCCTAAAAGCGAGCGTTTGTTACCAAGATAGGTTAAAATTTGCTCTTTTAGATAGGCTTGATTTTCTAGCTTAGTCGTCTTCAAATTAGTGCTTTTTTAGTCCCATACCATCAACGTCAAGCTTGATCTCATCGTTGTTTATGATGACTAAGCCAAGATCAAGAATTTTCTTTGCTATGGCGTGTGCTTCATCAAGTGAGTGCATCTTATAAGTGCCACATTGAAATTTATTTAACTCTGGAATTTTATCTTGGTCTTTGACTTCTAAGATGTCTTTCATAGAGGCAAGCCATGCTTTTTTTACAGCTTCTTCGCTAGGTGTGCCGATCAAACTCATATAAAAGCCAGTCCTACAGCCCATCGGTGAGATGTCTATGATCTCCACGCTATTGCCATTTAGGTGATTTCTCATAAAGCCAGCAAACAAATGCTCTAATGTATGAGTACCTTTCTCCGGCAAAATT comes from Campylobacter concisus and encodes:
- the luxS gene encoding S-ribosylhomocysteine lyase, which codes for MPLLDSFCVDHVKMQAPGVRLAKSMKTPKGDDISVFDLRFCKPNEEILPEKGTHTLEHLFAGFMRNHLNGNSVEIIDISPMGCRTGFYMSLIGTPSEEAVKKAWLASMKDILEVKDQDKIPELNKFQCGTYKMHSLDEAHAIAKKILDLGLVIINNDEIKLDVDGMGLKKH